The following coding sequences lie in one Mercenaria mercenaria strain notata chromosome 5, MADL_Memer_1, whole genome shotgun sequence genomic window:
- the LOC128557021 gene encoding uncharacterized protein LOC128557021 produces the protein MDSWEKSAVWKVISFVKKNDIKNAKPLCKEAIRQFEDIDKRINLNVKSKISLVKTFIENVASGQQKSAQKQIDHVSELFETHIKPYLEEEERTLRKMDGGTRKVDTKGADTRQNREHVEGFNSKEIAKGPIERGTKGLIQAFKGIYKHGSWNAAFQVLKAMRGSEQLSIECLLVIVQKAFDYCKEESSTQVNTAEECARLIVKDGQLPRVKPKLSNDTPVNDLLLRYRYIHAELAVDRLQKAFLKTILEHLDTKYNIRIGQESAVERFIQDCMEVTWLMCVEDPPIYMHPLDAKNIDEKKYELEKRGKTCIVWPALQVDLNGPVVAKGVAWYK, from the exons ATGGATTCTTGGGAGAAAAGTGCAGTTTGGAAGGTTATAAGCTTtgtaaaaaagaatgatataaagaACGCAAAGCCGTTATGCAAGGAAGCAATACGTCAGTTTGAAGACATTGACAAAAGAATAAATCTGAATGTTAAAAGCAAGATATCGCTTGTTAAAACTTTTATTGAGAATGTGGCAAGTGGTCAGCAGAAATCAGCACAGAAACAAATAGATCACGTTTCGGAGTTGTTCGAAACGCATATAAAACCTTACCTTGAG GAAGAAGAAAGAACACTTAGAAAAATGGATGGTGGAACCCGTAAGGTAGATACAAAAGGGGCAGATACACGCCAGAACAGAGAACACGTAGAAGGTTTTAACAGCAAGGAAATCGCCAAAGG ACCAATCGAGAGAGGAACCAAAGGCTTAATTCAGGCATTCAAAGGCATATACAAGCATGGTTCATGGAACGCTGCTTTTCAAGTATTGAAGGCAATGAGAGGATCAGAACAACTCAGTATCGAGTGTCTTCTAGTAATTGTACAG AAAGCATTTGATTATTGCAAAGAGGAATCTTCTACACAAGTGAACACTGCCGAGGAATGTGCTCGTCTCATTGTGAAAGACGGCCAG TTGCCTCGTGTAAAACCGAAGTTAAGCAACGATACACCAGTGAATGACTTGTTGCTAAGATACAGATATATACATGCAGAGTTAGCGGTGGATCGCCTGCAGAAG GCTTTTTTGAAAACTATCCTTGAACATCTCGATACCAAATATAACATTCGGATCGGACAAGAATCAGCTGTGGAGCGTTTCATACAAGACTGCATGGAAGTCACATGGTTGATGTGTGTCGAGGATCCTCCGATCTATATGCACCCTTTAGATGCGAAGAATATTGACGAAAAGAAATACGAGCTTGAAAAGAGAGGAAAAACTTGCATTGTCTGGCCGGCATTACAGGTTGATTTGAATGGCCCAGTGGTAGCAAAGGGTGTTGCTTGGTACAAATAA